The genomic window AATACATATATTTGATGTGCCAGTTTAAAACATATCAATGGAAAAATTCAAAGATCAGTCTGCTCTCCATCTTTTTGAGAAAGGCTTAATTACTGAAAATCAGTTTGAAGAAGTAAAAACGTATCGAAATCTAAACATCTTTTCATTAAACGCAGAATTAAAACTATTTCTTTATTTATCAGTATTATTGTTTACTTCAGGAATCGGAATTCTGATTTATGAAAATATTGATACCATAGGACATATTGCTATTTTGTCATTGCTTTTAATTGTGATTGCAGTTTGCTTTTTTTATTGTTTCAAGCATTCTAAAGGTTTTCAGAAAACAGAAACAACTTTTGAGCATCCTGTTTTAGAATATTTGGTTTTGGCAGGAAATATTTTAACCTGTATTTTTATTGGATATCTTCAATTTCAATACAAAACTTTTGGTGAACATTACGGATTAGCTACTTTGGTTCCTACAATAGTAAGTTTCTTTTGTGCTTATTATTTTGATAATAGAAGTGTTTTAACCATTGCTATTACTGGTTTAGCAGCTTATATTGGACTTTCGGTTACGCCACAAGATATATTTAATGACAGTAATAATTTGTACGCAAGCCAAAATTTGAGCTATTCTGCAGTTATGCTTGGAGTTTTATTGGTTTTATGGACAATCTACAGTCAGCGAATTTCGCTCAAAACCCATTTTAGCTTAGTTTTTCTCACTTTTGCGTTGCATATTGTAAGTATTGCTGCCATCAGTAATCTAACAGGTTATGATGCCTTAATTTGGGTAATTTTTGCTCTAATTTTAGCTGGTTCAACA from Flavobacterium sp. KACC 22763 includes these protein-coding regions:
- a CDS encoding DUF2157 domain-containing protein produces the protein MEKFKDQSALHLFEKGLITENQFEEVKTYRNLNIFSLNAELKLFLYLSVLLFTSGIGILIYENIDTIGHIAILSLLLIVIAVCFFYCFKHSKGFQKTETTFEHPVLEYLVLAGNILTCIFIGYLQFQYKTFGEHYGLATLVPTIVSFFCAYYFDNRSVLTIAITGLAAYIGLSVTPQDIFNDSNNLYASQNLSYSAVMLGVLLVLWTIYSQRISLKTHFSLVFLTFALHIVSIAAISNLTGYDALIWVIFALILAGSTYYFYKVSYQYKAMSLYVFMIVYAYIGGNIVLFRVFENVDFSDIWELLIFLLPAYFVGSIIMFIKLIKNFHKEIAE